A single Pseudomonas sp. HN11 DNA region contains:
- the ccoO gene encoding cytochrome-c oxidase, cbb3-type subunit II encodes MKHEVVEKNIGLLAFFMVIAVSIGGLTQIVPLFFQDVTNKPVEGMKPRTALELEGRDVYIANGCVGCHSQMIRPFRAETERYGHYSVAGESVWDHPFLWGSKRTGPDLARVGGRYSDDWQRAHLYNPRNVVPESKMPAYPFLVENKLDGKDTAKKMEVLRTLGVPYTDEDIAGAAAAVKGKTEMDALVAYLQGLGTLIKSKR; translated from the coding sequence ATGAAGCATGAAGTAGTCGAGAAGAATATCGGCCTGCTGGCCTTCTTCATGGTCATCGCCGTGAGTATCGGCGGCCTGACCCAGATCGTTCCGCTGTTTTTCCAGGACGTGACCAACAAGCCGGTCGAGGGCATGAAGCCACGCACCGCCCTTGAACTGGAAGGTCGCGACGTCTACATCGCCAACGGTTGTGTCGGCTGCCACTCGCAGATGATTCGTCCGTTCCGCGCCGAAACCGAACGCTACGGCCACTACTCGGTCGCTGGCGAAAGCGTGTGGGATCACCCGTTCCTGTGGGGTTCCAAGCGCACCGGCCCGGACCTGGCCCGTGTCGGCGGACGTTACTCCGATGACTGGCAGCGTGCGCACCTGTACAACCCGCGCAACGTCGTGCCTGAGTCGAAGATGCCGGCGTATCCGTTCCTCGTGGAAAACAAGCTCGACGGCAAGGACACCGCGAAGAAGATGGAAGTCTTGCGCACCCTGGGCGTGCCCTACACCGACGAAGACATCGCCGGTGCAGCCGCAGCCGTGAAGGGCAAGACCGAAATGGACGCATTGGTGGCCTACCTGCAAGGCCTGGGCACCCTCATCAAAAGCAAACGGTGA
- a CDS encoding CcoQ/FixQ family Cbb3-type cytochrome c oxidase assembly chaperone, with the protein MDIGMIRGLGTVVVMVAFIGLALWVFSPKRKSEFDDATLLPFADDPEAIKHVEQASRSNKE; encoded by the coding sequence ATGGATATCGGGATGATTCGTGGCCTGGGCACCGTGGTGGTGATGGTGGCCTTTATCGGCCTGGCGTTGTGGGTGTTCAGCCCCAAGCGCAAGTCGGAGTTTGACGACGCGACCTTGCTGCCCTTTGCGGATGATCCCGAAGCCATCAAGCACGTCGAGCAAGCTTCTAGGAGTAACAAAGAATGA
- the ccoP gene encoding cytochrome-c oxidase, cbb3-type subunit III produces MTTFWSLYVTVLSLGTIFALTWLLLSTRKGQRAEQTDETVGHSFDGIEEYDNPLPKWWFMLFVGTIIFALGYLALYPGLGNWKGLLPGYNYLDTDKQTPFANGQTGWTGVHEWEKEMARSDAKFGPIFAKFASMPIEEVAQDPQALKMGGRLFASNCSVCHGSDAKGAYGFPNLTDADWRWGGEPATIKETIMKGRHAVMPAWLDILKEQGVSDVAAFVVTNLDGRKLPEGVKADVANGEKLFAANCVACHGPAGKGTPAMGAPDLTHPGAFIYGSSFAQLQQTIRWGRQGQMPAQEQLQGNDKVHLLAAYVYSLSHGEKKTEQQ; encoded by the coding sequence ATGACTACGTTCTGGAGTCTGTATGTCACAGTCCTCAGTCTGGGTACCATCTTCGCCCTGACCTGGCTGCTGCTGTCGACCCGCAAGGGCCAGCGCGCCGAGCAAACCGACGAGACCGTCGGCCACTCGTTCGACGGCATCGAGGAGTACGACAACCCGCTGCCAAAGTGGTGGTTCATGTTGTTCGTCGGCACCATCATCTTCGCCCTCGGCTACCTGGCGCTGTACCCCGGCCTGGGCAACTGGAAAGGCTTGCTACCGGGCTACAACTACCTCGACACCGACAAGCAAACCCCATTTGCCAACGGCCAGACCGGCTGGACCGGCGTGCACGAATGGGAAAAGGAAATGGCCAGGTCGGACGCCAAGTTCGGGCCGATCTTCGCCAAATTCGCGTCGATGCCGATTGAAGAAGTGGCCCAGGACCCGCAAGCCTTGAAGATGGGCGGCCGCCTGTTTGCCTCCAACTGCTCGGTGTGCCACGGTTCCGACGCCAAGGGCGCCTATGGTTTCCCCAACCTGACCGACGCCGACTGGCGCTGGGGTGGCGAGCCGGCCACCATCAAGGAAACCATCATGAAAGGCCGCCATGCGGTAATGCCGGCCTGGCTGGATATCCTGAAAGAACAAGGCGTCAGCGATGTGGCTGCGTTCGTGGTCACCAACCTCGACGGCCGCAAGCTGCCAGAGGGCGTGAAAGCCGATGTGGCCAACGGCGAGAAACTTTTCGCCGCCAACTGCGTGGCCTGCCACGGTCCGGCCGGTAAAGGCACGCCCGCCATGGGCGCTCCCGACCTGACCCACCCGGGTGCCTTCATCTACGGTTCAAGCTTCGCCCAACTGCAACAGACCATCCGTTGGGGTCGTCAGGGCCAGATGCCTGCGCAGGAGCAACTGCAAGGCAATGACAAGGTGCACTTACTGGCGGCGTATGTGTACAGCTTGTCCCATGGGGAGAAGAAAACCGAACAGCAGTAA
- the ccoG gene encoding cytochrome c oxidase accessory protein CcoG has translation MSDQIPVHDVTPPAKTVDLYASREKIYTRAFTGLFRNLRMLGGAGLFLLYFGTVWLNWGGHQAVWWNLPERKFFIFGATFWPQDFILLSGILIVAAFGLFFITVYAGRVWCGYTCPQSVWTWIFMWCEKITEGDRNQRIKLDKAPMGANKFLRKLSKHTLWLLIGFVTGMTFVGYFSPIRELVFDFFTGQADGWSYFWVGFFTLATYGNAGWLREQVCIYMCPYARFQSVMFDKDTLIVSYDPRRGELRGPRKKGVDYKAQGLGDCIDCTMCVQVCPTGIDIRDGLQIECIGCAACIDACDNIMDKMEYPRGLISYTTEHNLSGQKTHKLRPRLIGYALVLLAMISLLVAAFFMRSLVGFDVSKDRVLYRENAEGRIENVYSLKIMNKDQRDHTYVLDAAGLPDLKLQGRREIKVAAGDIVSMPVELSSAPEQLPSSTNEVKFILTDADDASVHIEAKSRFIGPQVR, from the coding sequence ATGAGCGACCAAATACCGGTACATGACGTTACCCCGCCTGCCAAAACCGTTGACCTCTATGCCTCGCGAGAGAAGATCTACACCCGAGCCTTCACCGGCCTGTTCCGCAATCTGCGCATGCTCGGCGGTGCCGGCCTGTTCCTGCTCTACTTCGGCACGGTGTGGCTGAATTGGGGTGGCCATCAGGCCGTGTGGTGGAACCTGCCGGAGCGTAAATTCTTTATTTTTGGTGCGACCTTCTGGCCCCAGGACTTCATCCTGCTCTCGGGGATTCTGATTGTTGCGGCGTTTGGCCTGTTCTTTATCACCGTGTACGCCGGCCGTGTGTGGTGTGGTTATACCTGCCCACAAAGCGTGTGGACCTGGATCTTCATGTGGTGCGAGAAGATCACCGAAGGCGACCGCAACCAGCGCATCAAGCTCGACAAAGCACCGATGGGCGCCAACAAGTTCCTGCGCAAACTCAGCAAGCACACCCTATGGCTGCTGATCGGTTTTGTCACCGGCATGACCTTTGTCGGCTACTTCTCGCCGATCCGCGAACTGGTGTTCGACTTCTTCACCGGGCAGGCTGATGGCTGGTCGTATTTCTGGGTCGGTTTCTTCACCCTCGCCACCTACGGCAACGCCGGCTGGCTGCGCGAACAGGTGTGCATCTACATGTGCCCTTACGCGCGCTTCCAGAGCGTGATGTTCGACAAGGACACCCTGATCGTTTCCTACGACCCGCGCCGTGGCGAACTGCGTGGTCCGCGCAAAAAAGGTGTCGACTACAAGGCCCAGGGGCTGGGGGATTGCATCGATTGCACGATGTGCGTGCAGGTGTGCCCGACCGGTATCGACATCCGCGACGGCCTGCAGATCGAGTGCATCGGCTGCGCCGCGTGTATCGACGCCTGCGACAACATCATGGATAAGATGGAGTACCCCCGCGGCCTGATCAGCTACACCACGGAACACAACCTGTCCGGGCAGAAAACCCACAAGCTGCGCCCGCGCCTGATTGGCTACGCGCTGGTGTTGCTGGCGATGATCAGCCTGTTGGTGGCAGCGTTCTTCATGCGCTCGCTGGTGGGTTTTGACGTAAGCAAGGACCGTGTGCTGTATCGCGAAAACGCCGAAGGACGCATCGAAAACGTCTACAGCCTGAAGATCATGAACAAGGATCAGCGCGACCACACTTACGTGCTCGACGCCGCAGGCCTGCCGGATCTCAAGCTGCAAGGTCGCCGCGAAATCAAGGTGGCCGCCGGTGATATCGTCAGCATGCCGGTGGAGCTGTCGAGCGCGCCGGAACAATTGCCGTCGAGCACCAACGAGGTGAAATTCATCCTCACCGATGCCGATGACGCCAGCGTCCATATTGAAGCCAAGAGCCGATTCATCGGCCCGCAAGTTCGTTAA
- a CDS encoding FixH family protein, with protein sequence MSVATAASPWYKHLWPWIIIGILACSVTLTLSMVTIAVNNPDNLVNDNYYEAGKGINRSLDRELLAQTLQLRAKVHLDELTGEVEVNLTGNSNPTTLELNLVSPTQPEKDRKINLARSDSEPGRYIGQVTDKVEGRRFVELLGVEGERTWRMFEEEQVSHDKDLLLGDEPLQGAEDLKK encoded by the coding sequence ATGTCCGTAGCGACTGCCGCAAGCCCCTGGTACAAGCACCTCTGGCCCTGGATCATCATCGGGATCCTGGCCTGCTCGGTGACCTTGACCCTGTCCATGGTGACCATCGCGGTGAACAACCCGGACAACCTGGTCAACGACAACTACTACGAGGCCGGCAAGGGCATCAACCGCTCCCTGGACCGCGAACTGCTGGCACAGACCCTGCAACTGCGCGCCAAGGTGCACCTGGATGAGCTGACCGGTGAAGTCGAAGTGAACCTCACCGGCAACAGCAACCCGACTACCCTGGAATTGAACTTGGTTTCTCCGACCCAGCCGGAGAAGGATCGCAAGATCAACCTGGCTCGCAGTGACAGCGAACCTGGCCGCTACATCGGCCAGGTCACCGACAAGGTCGAAGGTCGTCGCTTCGTCGAATTGCTCGGCGTGGAAGGCGAACGTACCTGGCGCATGTTCGAAGAAGAACAGGTCAGCCACGACAAGGACCTACTGCTGGGCGATGAACCGTTGCAGGGTGCCGAAGACCTGAAAAAATAG
- a CDS encoding heavy metal translocating P-type ATPase — translation MTSPPPCYHCALPVPSGSRFTAVILGERRELCCPGCQAVAEAIVAGGLESYYQHRSEASANPEALPVQLVDELALYDRADVQKPFVRHEGELAEATLLMEGISCAACGWLIEKHLRSLPAVAEARLNLSNHRLQVRWADGQLPLSQLLGELRHIGYAAHPYQPDRAAEQLASENRLALRQLGVAGLLWFQAMMATMATWPEFNIDLSPELHVILRWVAMFLTTPIVFYSCAPFFKGAMRDLRTRHLTMDVSVSLAIGGAYLAGIWTAITGVGELYFDAVGMFALFLLAGRYLERRARERTAAATAQLVNLLPASCLRLKADGQSERILLSELALGDRVLVHPGAVLPADGVILEGQSSVDESLLTGEYLPQPRQTGDAVTAGTLNVEGALTVEVRALGHETRLSAIVRLLERAQAEKPRLAQIADRAAQWFLLCSLIAAALIGLLWWQLDASRAFWIVLAMLVATCPCALSLATPTALTAATGTLHKLGLLVTRGHVLEGLNQIDTVIFDKTGTLTEGRLALRSIRPLGPLSTDLCLSLAAALENRSEHPIARAFGRAPLAADEVISSPGLGLEGRVGERVLRIGQPGFVCELSGCPMPAAPEICGQWLLLGDREGALAWFVLDDRLRSDAPALLAACKARGWRTLLLSGDSSPMVAGVAAELGIDEAHGGLRPDDKLHVLQQLHKEGRKVLMLGDGVNDVPVLAAADISVAMGTATDLAKTSADAVLLSNRLEALVHAFTLARRTRRVIIENLLWAGLYNGFMLPFAALGWITPIWAAVGMSLSSLTVVLNALRLTRLPSAPAARAPSVTRPLPV, via the coding sequence ATGACCAGCCCCCCACCCTGCTACCACTGCGCCCTGCCCGTCCCCTCCGGCAGCCGCTTCACCGCAGTGATCCTCGGCGAACGCCGCGAACTCTGTTGCCCAGGCTGCCAGGCAGTGGCCGAAGCGATTGTGGCCGGCGGCCTGGAAAGCTACTACCAGCACCGTAGCGAAGCCTCGGCCAACCCTGAAGCGTTGCCGGTGCAACTGGTGGATGAACTGGCGCTGTACGACCGCGCCGATGTGCAAAAACCCTTTGTGCGCCACGAAGGCGAACTCGCCGAAGCCACGCTATTGATGGAAGGCATCAGTTGCGCGGCCTGCGGCTGGCTGATCGAAAAACACTTGCGCAGCCTGCCCGCCGTGGCCGAGGCACGGCTGAATCTGTCCAACCATCGATTGCAGGTGCGTTGGGCCGACGGCCAACTGCCGCTGAGCCAACTGCTCGGCGAGTTGCGCCACATCGGCTACGCCGCCCACCCCTATCAGCCGGACCGCGCCGCCGAGCAACTGGCCAGCGAGAATCGCCTGGCCCTGCGCCAACTGGGCGTGGCCGGACTGCTGTGGTTCCAGGCGATGATGGCGACCATGGCCACCTGGCCGGAGTTCAATATCGACCTGAGCCCGGAGCTGCACGTGATCCTGCGCTGGGTGGCGATGTTTCTCACCACACCCATTGTGTTCTACAGCTGCGCGCCGTTTTTCAAGGGGGCCATGCGCGACTTGCGTACGCGCCACCTGACCATGGATGTCTCGGTGTCATTGGCCATTGGGGGGGCGTATCTGGCGGGGATCTGGACCGCGATAACCGGGGTGGGTGAGTTGTACTTCGATGCTGTGGGCATGTTTGCGCTGTTCCTGCTGGCCGGTCGCTACCTGGAGCGCCGTGCCCGGGAACGGACGGCGGCCGCCACTGCGCAGTTGGTCAACCTGCTGCCCGCCTCTTGCCTGCGGCTCAAGGCGGATGGCCAGAGCGAACGCATCCTGCTCTCCGAACTGGCGCTGGGAGATCGTGTGTTAGTGCATCCGGGCGCCGTGCTGCCGGCGGATGGCGTGATCCTCGAGGGGCAATCGAGCGTTGATGAGTCCCTGCTCACCGGCGAGTACCTGCCGCAACCCCGTCAGACCGGCGACGCGGTCACCGCAGGCACCCTCAACGTCGAGGGCGCGCTGACTGTCGAAGTGCGCGCCTTGGGCCATGAAACGCGCCTCTCCGCCATCGTGCGCCTGCTGGAGCGGGCCCAGGCCGAGAAACCGCGCCTGGCGCAGATCGCAGACCGCGCGGCGCAGTGGTTCCTGTTGTGTTCGCTGATTGCCGCCGCGCTGATCGGCCTGTTGTGGTGGCAGCTGGACGCGTCCCGGGCGTTCTGGATTGTGCTGGCGATGCTGGTGGCGACCTGCCCGTGCGCGTTGTCACTGGCCACACCCACTGCCCTTACCGCCGCCACCGGCACCTTGCACAAACTCGGCCTGTTGGTGACGCGCGGGCATGTGCTGGAAGGGTTGAACCAGATCGACACGGTGATTTTCGACAAGACCGGCACCCTGACCGAGGGACGCCTGGCACTGCGGTCCATCCGGCCGTTGGGTCCCCTGAGTACCGACCTGTGCCTGAGCCTCGCCGCCGCCCTGGAAAACCGCTCCGAACACCCGATTGCTCGCGCCTTTGGACGAGCGCCGTTGGCTGCCGATGAAGTCATCAGTTCGCCAGGACTGGGCCTTGAAGGGCGCGTCGGCGAGCGCGTATTGCGCATTGGCCAGCCGGGCTTTGTCTGCGAACTCAGTGGTTGCCCGATGCCTGCTGCGCCGGAGATTTGCGGCCAATGGCTGCTGCTCGGTGACCGCGAAGGCGCGTTGGCCTGGTTCGTCCTTGATGACCGTCTGCGCAGCGACGCGCCGGCCCTGCTCGCCGCCTGCAAAGCACGCGGCTGGCGCACGCTGCTGCTGTCCGGGGACAGTTCGCCGATGGTCGCCGGCGTCGCCGCCGAATTGGGGATTGACGAAGCCCACGGCGGCCTGCGCCCCGATGACAAGCTGCACGTGCTGCAACAGTTGCACAAGGAAGGCCGCAAGGTGCTGATGCTCGGCGACGGGGTCAACGATGTGCCGGTGCTTGCGGCCGCCGACATCAGCGTGGCCATGGGCACTGCCACCGACCTGGCCAAGACCAGCGCCGATGCCGTGCTGCTGTCCAATCGCCTGGAAGCCCTGGTGCACGCCTTTACCCTGGCGCGGCGCACCCGCCGGGTAATCATCGAAAACCTGCTATGGGCCGGGCTGTACAATGGCTTTATGCTGCCGTTTGCCGCCTTGGGTTGGATCACCCCGATCTGGGCGGCGGTCGGCATGTCCCTCAGTTCGTTGACCGTGGTGCTCAATGCCCTGCGCCTGACTCGCCTGCCGAGCGCGCCAGCGGCCCGAGCCCCCTCAGTAACCCGTCCGCTGCCGGTGTGA
- the ccoS gene encoding cbb3-type cytochrome oxidase assembly protein CcoS, translating to MPALYVMIPAALLLVGVAIYIFFWAVDSGQYDDLDGPAHSVLFDDQDPNHLAGVEEANHPEQPPKDPPHA from the coding sequence ATGCCAGCTTTATACGTGATGATTCCGGCGGCGCTCCTGTTAGTGGGCGTGGCCATCTATATCTTCTTCTGGGCGGTGGACAGCGGTCAGTACGACGACCTCGACGGCCCGGCCCACAGCGTGCTGTTCGACGACCAGGACCCGAACCACCTGGCTGGCGTCGAAGAGGCCAACCACCCCGAACAACCGCCCAAAGACCCGCCCCATGCTTGA
- a CDS encoding sulfite exporter TauE/SafE family protein, translated as MLELAPLLVSALILGLLGGGHCLGMCGGLMGALTLAIPKEQRGRRFRLLLAYNLGRIFSYTAAGVLIGLAGWAVANSPAAMFMRVLAGLLLICMGLYLAGWWSGLTRIESLGRGLWRYIQPVANRLLPVSSVPRALLLGALWGWLPCGLVYSTLLWAASQGNALDSGLLMLAFGLGTWPVLLATGLAAERVTALLRKRSIRMAGGLLVILFGIWTLPGPHQHWLMGH; from the coding sequence ATGCTTGAACTGGCGCCACTGCTGGTCTCCGCGCTGATCCTTGGCCTGCTGGGCGGCGGCCATTGTCTGGGCATGTGCGGCGGTCTGATGGGCGCGCTGACCCTGGCAATCCCCAAGGAACAGCGCGGCCGCAGGTTTCGACTGCTGCTGGCCTACAATCTGGGGCGCATCTTCAGCTATACCGCTGCCGGGGTGTTGATCGGCCTGGCCGGTTGGGCGGTGGCGAACAGTCCGGCGGCAATGTTCATGCGCGTACTGGCCGGGCTGTTGTTGATCTGCATGGGCCTGTACCTGGCCGGTTGGTGGAGCGGCCTCACCCGTATCGAAAGCCTCGGGCGCGGCTTGTGGCGCTACATACAACCCGTCGCCAACCGTTTGCTGCCGGTGTCCAGCGTGCCGCGTGCATTGCTGCTGGGCGCGCTGTGGGGCTGGTTGCCGTGCGGATTGGTCTACAGCACTTTGCTTTGGGCGGCGAGCCAGGGCAATGCGCTGGACAGCGGGTTGCTGATGCTGGCGTTCGGGCTGGGGACCTGGCCTGTGTTGCTGGCGACAGGGTTGGCCGCTGAACGCGTCACGGCGCTTTTACGTAAACGCAGTATTCGGATGGCCGGAGGTTTGCTGGTGATTCTATTCGGCATCTGGACATTGCCAGGCCCACATCAACATTGGCTAATGGGCCATTGA
- the hemN gene encoding oxygen-independent coproporphyrinogen III oxidase, which yields MLDAIRWDTDLIHRYDLAGPRYTSYPTAVQFDSQVGTFDLLHALRDSRKTLRPLSLYVHVPFCANICYYCACNKVITKDRGRAQAYLQRLEQEIQLVACHLDPKQPVEQLHFGGGTPTFLSHDELRQVMGCLRRHFNFLDDDSGDYGIEIDPREADWATMGLLRELGFNRVSIGLQDLDPEVQRAVNRLQSLEETRAVIDAARTLQFRSINIDLIYGLPKQTPINFARTVEEVIRLQPDRLSVFNYAHLPERFMPQRRINTDELPSPASKLLMLQTTIEQLTQAGYRYIGMDHFALPDDELAVAQEEGTLQRNFQGYTTHGHCDLIGLGVSAISQIGDLYCQNSSDLNGYQNTLAGAQLATSRGLVCTTDDQLRREVIQQLICNFSLAFETIEQAFNIDFLGYFEDIWPQLEALAVDGLIKLEAQGIHVLPAGRLLVRSVCMVFDAYLEHQNRQRFSKVI from the coding sequence ATGCTCGACGCCATTCGTTGGGACACTGATCTGATTCACCGCTACGACCTCGCGGGACCGCGCTACACGTCCTACCCCACGGCCGTACAATTCGACAGCCAGGTCGGCACCTTCGACCTGCTCCACGCCCTGCGCGACAGCCGCAAAACCTTGCGCCCCTTGTCGCTGTATGTGCATGTGCCGTTCTGCGCGAACATTTGCTACTACTGCGCCTGTAACAAAGTCATCACCAAGGACCGTGGCCGCGCCCAGGCTTATCTGCAACGCCTGGAGCAAGAGATCCAACTGGTGGCCTGCCACCTCGACCCTAAACAGCCGGTGGAACAACTGCACTTCGGCGGTGGCACCCCGACTTTTCTCAGCCACGACGAACTGCGCCAGGTCATGGGCTGTCTGCGCCGGCACTTCAACTTTCTGGATGACGACTCGGGCGATTACGGTATCGAAATTGACCCCCGTGAAGCGGACTGGGCGACCATGGGCCTGCTGCGTGAACTCGGCTTCAACCGCGTGAGTATCGGCCTGCAAGACCTCGACCCCGAGGTGCAACGGGCGGTCAATCGCCTGCAGAGCCTGGAAGAAACCCGCGCGGTGATCGATGCGGCGCGCACCCTGCAATTTCGCTCGATCAATATCGACCTTATCTACGGCCTGCCCAAGCAAACGCCGATCAACTTCGCGCGCACCGTGGAAGAAGTGATCAGGCTGCAACCCGATCGCTTGTCGGTATTCAATTATGCGCACCTGCCGGAGCGTTTCATGCCGCAGCGGCGCATCAACACCGACGAACTGCCCTCCCCGGCGTCAAAACTATTGATGCTGCAAACCACCATCGAACAGCTGACCCAAGCCGGCTACCGCTATATCGGCATGGACCATTTTGCTCTGCCCGACGACGAATTGGCCGTGGCCCAGGAAGAAGGCACGCTGCAACGCAACTTCCAGGGCTACACGACCCACGGCCATTGCGATTTGATCGGGCTTGGGGTGTCGGCGATCAGCCAGATCGGCGACCTGTATTGCCAGAACAGCAGCGATCTCAACGGCTACCAGAACACGTTGGCTGGCGCGCAACTCGCCACCAGCCGCGGCCTGGTCTGCACCACGGACGATCAGTTACGGCGGGAGGTTATCCAGCAGTTGATCTGCAATTTCAGCCTGGCATTCGAGACGATCGAACAGGCGTTCAACATTGATTTTCTTGGGTATTTTGAAGACATCTGGCCGCAACTGGAGGCCTTGGCCGTAGACGGCCTGATCAAGCTGGAGGCCCAGGGCATCCATGTATTGCCGGCCGGGCGACTGCTAGTGAGGTCAGTGTGCATGGTGTTCGATGCCTATCTGGAGCACCAGAACAGGCAACGTTTCTCCAAGGTTATCTAG
- the fnr gene encoding fumarate/nitrate reduction transcriptional regulator Fnr — MPEPVKLRAHSQAHCKDCSLAPLCLPLSLNLEDMDALDDIVKRGRPLKKGEFLFRQGDKFDSVYAVRSGALKTFSLSDSGEEQITGFHLPSELVGLSGMDTEIHPVSAQALETTSVCEIPFERLDELALQLPQLRRQLMRVMSREIRDDQQMMLLLSKKTADERIATFLVNLSARFRARGFSANQFRLSMSRNEIGNYLGLAVETVSRVFTRFQQNELIAAEGKEVHILDPIQLCALAGGSLEG; from the coding sequence ATGCCCGAGCCAGTTAAACTGCGCGCTCACAGCCAGGCTCATTGCAAGGATTGCAGCCTGGCCCCCCTCTGCTTGCCACTTTCGTTGAATTTGGAAGACATGGATGCGCTGGACGACATCGTTAAACGCGGCCGCCCGCTGAAAAAAGGCGAATTCCTGTTTCGCCAGGGCGACAAGTTCGATTCCGTTTATGCAGTGCGTTCGGGTGCGTTGAAGACATTCAGCCTGAGCGACAGCGGCGAAGAGCAGATCACCGGTTTCCACTTGCCCAGCGAACTGGTGGGATTGTCGGGCATGGACACCGAGATTCACCCGGTATCGGCCCAAGCCCTGGAAACGACCTCGGTGTGCGAAATTCCGTTCGAACGCCTGGACGAACTGGCTCTGCAATTGCCACAACTGCGTCGCCAGTTGATGCGCGTCATGAGCCGCGAGATCCGTGACGACCAGCAAATGATGCTGCTGTTGTCGAAGAAAACCGCCGACGAGCGCATCGCCACATTCCTGGTCAACTTATCGGCGCGGTTCCGTGCCCGTGGTTTCTCGGCCAACCAGTTCCGCCTGAGCATGTCGCGCAATGAAATCGGTAACTACCTGGGCCTCGCGGTGGAAACGGTATCCCGCGTGTTCACCCGCTTCCAGCAGAACGAGCTGATCGCCGCCGAAGGCAAGGAAGTGCATATCCTTGATCCGATCCAGCTGTGTGCGCTGGCCGGTGGTTCCTTGGAAGGTTGA
- a CDS encoding adenine phosphoribosyltransferase, with protein MTFDSFDIKSLIRPVIDFPKPGVIFRDITPLFQSPRALRLVADSFAHRYVEAEFTHIGAMDARGFLIGSIIAYQLNKPLILFRKQGKLPADVLAEGYQTEYGEAFLEVHADSLCEGDSVLMFDDLIATGGTLIAAANLVRRMGATIFEAAAIIDLPELGGSQRLEDMGIPTFCLTQFALTEQ; from the coding sequence ATGACCTTCGATTCGTTCGACATCAAATCCCTGATCCGCCCCGTCATCGACTTCCCCAAGCCTGGGGTGATCTTTCGTGACATCACGCCGTTGTTCCAATCGCCCCGCGCCCTGCGCCTGGTGGCAGATAGCTTCGCCCATCGTTATGTCGAGGCCGAATTCACCCATATCGGCGCGATGGATGCGCGGGGTTTCCTGATCGGCTCGATCATCGCCTACCAACTGAACAAGCCACTGATCCTGTTCCGCAAGCAGGGCAAGTTGCCGGCTGACGTGCTGGCCGAGGGTTACCAGACCGAGTACGGCGAGGCGTTCCTGGAAGTGCATGCCGACAGCCTGTGCGAGGGCGATTCGGTGCTGATGTTCGATGACTTGATCGCCACCGGCGGCACCCTGATCGCGGCGGCGAACCTGGTGCGGCGTATGGGGGCGACGATCTTCGAAGCGGCGGCGATTATTGATCTGCCGGAACTGGGTGGATCGCAACGCCTGGAAGACATGGGGATTCCGACGTTTTGTTTGACGCAATTTGCGCTGACCGAACAGTGA